A single region of the Lysinibacillus sp. B2A1 genome encodes:
- a CDS encoding EamA family transporter, with translation MREKISFILSMIIFGAVGVFAKYIQLPSSEIALWMSLIGSSFLLLIFLYKKGKFTRKTICQNKWPLLLSSIALCGNWIFLFQAYKETTIANSALSYYFAPVLVIFLSPFILKERLSFRKIIYVCLALVGLFFIVQNQSASDGDNDIGIFYGLIAACFYALLTFTNKYIYGIKEPDNTIIQLTLAALLLVPYVYGTNGFKVQQIDMTSLLLLIILGILHAGVGFYLFFLGMSKLKGQSIAILSYIDPLASLVISTMVIGEKMTILQIIGAILLLGSTFMSEMHKTSNVSIK, from the coding sequence GTGAGAGAAAAAATATCTTTTATTTTATCGATGATTATTTTTGGTGCTGTAGGTGTTTTTGCAAAATATATTCAGCTTCCTTCAAGTGAAATTGCTTTATGGATGAGTCTGATTGGCTCTAGTTTTTTACTATTGATTTTCTTATATAAGAAAGGTAAATTTACGAGAAAAACTATTTGTCAAAATAAATGGCCTTTATTGCTATCAAGTATAGCATTATGTGGTAATTGGATTTTTCTTTTCCAAGCATATAAAGAGACGACAATCGCAAATTCAGCATTGAGCTACTATTTTGCGCCAGTTTTAGTTATTTTTCTATCCCCATTTATTTTAAAAGAAAGATTATCATTTAGAAAAATAATTTACGTTTGTTTAGCACTTGTTGGTCTGTTTTTTATTGTACAAAACCAATCAGCTAGTGATGGAGATAATGATATCGGTATCTTTTATGGACTGATTGCAGCTTGTTTTTATGCACTCCTCACATTTACAAATAAATATATTTATGGAATAAAAGAACCTGATAATACAATCATTCAACTTACTTTAGCAGCGTTATTACTTGTACCTTATGTTTATGGAACAAACGGTTTTAAGGTTCAGCAAATTGATATGACTTCACTTCTTTTACTCATAATATTGGGTATTCTTCATGCAGGGGTTGGATTTTATCTTTTCTTTTTAGGAATGAGTAAATTAAAAGGGCAAAGTATCGCTATCCTTAGTTATATTGATCCACTTGCATCTCTGGTCATTTCAACTATGGTTATTGGTGAAAAAATGACGATTTTACAAATTATTGGTGCTATTCTCTTGCTCGGTTCAACCTTTATGAGTGAAATGCACAAAACTAGTAACGTCTCAATTAAATAA
- a CDS encoding N-acetyltransferase: protein MKYIESEKITKEEKEHIFQELLKYNLDNIEEKVVKDMGLFVEDEEGNRVAGLIGGTHGNWLEVEYLWVSENLRGQHIGTELMRKVEKIAINRGCKYAFLNTFSFQAPDFYVKLGYKEEFVLNNYPLTGKRYYYTKKL, encoded by the coding sequence ATGAAATACATTGAATCAGAAAAGATCACTAAAGAAGAAAAAGAACATATTTTTCAAGAGTTATTAAAATACAATCTTGATAACATTGAAGAAAAGGTAGTAAAAGATATGGGTCTTTTTGTAGAAGATGAAGAAGGAAATAGAGTAGCGGGGTTGATTGGTGGTACACATGGAAATTGGTTAGAAGTAGAGTATTTATGGGTAAGTGAAAATCTGCGTGGACAGCATATTGGTACGGAATTGATGCGTAAAGTTGAGAAGATTGCTATTAATAGAGGATGCAAATATGCCTTCCTAAATACTTTTAGTTTTCAAGCACCTGATTTTTACGTTAAGTTAGGCTATAAAGAAGAATTTGTACTCAATAATTATCCGCTAACGGGTAAGCGATACTATTACACAAAAAAACTTTAA
- a CDS encoding translation initiation factor 2: MTKKNPQQPLETTEIQIARLAYIGASIATLGDGLSAVAAGLALNALEKSSNQNPQVQNSDQSKEVEDLQKQIDYLINELKQVKKSIH; this comes from the coding sequence ATGACTAAAAAAAATCCACAACAACCTTTGGAAACAACAGAAATTCAGATAGCAAGACTTGCATATATTGGTGCTTCGATCGCAACATTGGGCGACGGCCTATCTGCTGTTGCAGCAGGTTTAGCATTAAATGCATTAGAAAAATCAAGTAACCAAAATCCTCAAGTCCAAAATAGTGACCAATCTAAGGAAGTAGAGGATCTTCAAAAGCAAATAGATTATTTAATAAATGAATTAAAGCAAGTAAAAAAATCGATACATTAA
- a CDS encoding ATPase, producing the protein MINNNLFRRDFIIITGGPGSGKTTLLDEIFKNNYNYIPEVAREIIRTQVSSEGDALPWKNVKKYCDLMLDKSIESFISAMTNPQKQPIFFDRGIPDTLAYTHLINIPISKKLESATRRYVYNKKVFILPPWKDIYKNDSERKQDFEEAVATYKIMFETYKYLGYELLEVPKLSVEERASFIIKNVVF; encoded by the coding sequence ATGATTAATAATAATTTATTTAGAAGGGATTTTATCATTATTACCGGAGGTCCCGGTTCTGGTAAAACAACTTTGTTAGATGAAATTTTTAAAAATAACTATAATTACATTCCTGAAGTGGCAAGAGAAATCATTCGAACACAAGTCTCTTCTGAAGGTGATGCACTACCTTGGAAAAATGTAAAAAAATATTGTGATTTAATGTTAGACAAGTCAATAGAAAGCTTTATTTCAGCAATGACGAACCCTCAAAAACAACCTATATTTTTTGATAGAGGCATTCCAGATACTCTTGCCTACACTCACTTAATCAATATTCCAATTTCGAAGAAACTTGAATCAGCGACTAGAAGGTACGTGTATAACAAGAAAGTGTTTATTTTACCCCCTTGGAAAGACATTTACAAAAATGATTCTGAAAGAAAACAAGATTTTGAAGAAGCTGTAGCAACTTATAAGATCATGTTTGAAACTTATAAGTATCTTGGATATGAACTTCTTGAAGTACCCAAACTGAGCGTTGAAGAAAGAGCAAGCTTTATTATTAAAAACGTAGTATTTTAA
- a CDS encoding hydrolase, producing the protein MGDIINIRTGSDSCGKHGKQSGHGCKGCVCNQLRRLQTQTEVDLFLLGGQVIEDVVFITFDPKDCCAFFNDPTTEPGSTIIVDCQDIQAIRIEAD; encoded by the coding sequence ATGGGCGATATTATAAATATTAGAACTGGTTCTGATTCCTGTGGTAAACATGGAAAACAATCTGGCCATGGCTGTAAAGGTTGTGTTTGTAATCAATTAAGACGTTTACAAACTCAGACTGAAGTTGATCTCTTCTTACTTGGAGGTCAGGTTATAGAAGATGTTGTTTTTATTACCTTTGACCCGAAAGATTGTTGTGCATTCTTTAATGATCCAACGACAGAACCTGGTTCAACTATTATCGTGGACTGTCAAGATATTCAAGCTATCCGAATAGAAGCAGATTAA
- a CDS encoding transposase: MRILCERKVVNVLVNASFNNEKLIKLLEEQLDYMKQQNKDLSKQIEALTEQVRYLTKLLYGSKTEKSKYTAPDGQGSLFDDDQSFSDSEHTEEQSTATITYTVVRKLHKKKRNDSFRDGIEVEEIHHHPTNTQCDCCLGQMTEAGTTIAREEAKFIPAKMMRIQHIEHAYECKHCKMDATQKAQMKRGKAPQAAIQRSIAGPTVLAKLIYDKFIQYLPLYRQVKEWERYGLLTNDKNLSNWVIRAAEDWLLPIYEQMKQILTMKSVLHVDETYAQIINRSDGKSGQSNAYNWVFRSVPSQGPIIVLFHSALSRSRSVLVEFTKGFKGTVICDGYSAYGNLPDVTFANCWAHVRRYWLKADSKNGQIGVDFCDQLYRLERQFKHLSPGKRRKSRQKYSKPIVEKFLKWVDESPFFGKNALAKAAEYTLNRIHGLKAFLFDGRIEMDNNPAENAIRPNVIGRKNWLFSVSEAGAKANAICLSLAETAKANGIDFYQYLVTLLTELPNLPLYQQPEILNDYMPWSKNIQVTCAK; the protein is encoded by the coding sequence ATGAGAATCTTATGCGAACGGAAAGTGGTGAATGTTTTGGTGAACGCTTCTTTTAACAACGAGAAATTAATTAAACTTCTTGAAGAACAGCTTGATTATATGAAGCAACAAAACAAAGATTTATCTAAACAGATTGAAGCGCTAACTGAACAAGTACGCTATTTAACAAAACTTTTATACGGATCAAAAACCGAGAAATCAAAATACACTGCACCAGATGGACAAGGATCATTATTTGATGATGATCAGTCTTTTAGTGATTCTGAGCACACAGAAGAACAAAGCACGGCGACGATTACGTACACCGTTGTCCGTAAACTACATAAGAAGAAACGGAATGATTCTTTTCGTGACGGGATTGAAGTAGAAGAAATTCACCATCATCCCACCAACACACAATGTGACTGTTGCCTTGGTCAAATGACTGAAGCTGGTACAACGATTGCGCGTGAAGAAGCAAAATTCATTCCGGCAAAAATGATGCGCATCCAGCATATTGAACATGCCTACGAGTGCAAGCACTGTAAAATGGATGCCACACAAAAAGCACAAATGAAACGTGGGAAAGCCCCACAAGCTGCCATTCAGCGAAGTATTGCAGGACCAACTGTTTTAGCAAAGCTTATTTACGATAAGTTTATTCAGTATTTACCTCTTTACCGTCAGGTAAAGGAGTGGGAACGATATGGCCTACTTACGAATGATAAGAACCTATCAAACTGGGTTATTCGTGCTGCAGAAGATTGGCTTTTACCGATTTATGAACAGATGAAGCAGATTTTAACGATGAAATCAGTACTGCATGTGGACGAAACGTATGCGCAAATTATCAATCGGTCAGACGGAAAATCAGGACAATCGAATGCCTACAATTGGGTGTTCCGCAGCGTGCCAAGCCAAGGTCCAATCATCGTTCTTTTTCATAGTGCATTATCGAGAAGTCGTTCTGTACTAGTAGAATTTACAAAAGGCTTTAAAGGAACGGTGATTTGTGATGGTTACTCGGCATACGGTAATCTTCCTGATGTCACGTTCGCTAACTGTTGGGCGCATGTGCGACGATATTGGCTGAAAGCCGATAGCAAAAACGGGCAAATTGGCGTGGATTTCTGTGACCAACTGTATCGCCTAGAACGTCAATTTAAGCATCTTTCACCAGGTAAACGCCGAAAATCACGGCAAAAATATTCAAAGCCGATTGTAGAGAAATTCTTAAAATGGGTGGATGAATCGCCTTTCTTCGGAAAAAATGCCTTAGCTAAAGCTGCCGAATACACATTAAATCGAATACATGGATTAAAAGCTTTTCTGTTCGATGGCCGAATTGAGATGGATAATAATCCAGCTGAAAATGCGATTCGCCCAAATGTGATTGGTCGCAAGAACTGGCTATTTTCTGTTAGTGAAGCTGGTGCTAAAGCGAATGCGATCTGTTTAAGTTTAGCTGAAACAGCAAAAGCAAATGGTATCGACTTTTATCAATACCTAGTGACGTTATTGACAGAGTTGCCAAATTTACCGCTCTATCAGCAGCCAGAGATTTTAAACGATTACATGCCTTGGTCGAAAAATATCCAAGTGACATGTGCAAAATAG
- a CDS encoding MFS transporter, protein MSRWKYPLMLLGGIGISNVGAWVYLIALNLIILNETGSPLAIALLYILGPIATVCSNAWAGSLIDRVNTRQLMMGLDIFRAICIALIPFLPSLIYVYVLAFIINMGSSIFQPTSMVYMTKLIHEKDRQRFNALRSFINSCGSLIGPTIAGILFWMGTPYTAIHVNAVALFFSALIIMMLPNVDSRLKETEGQRFTWNLIKNDFRIVFNFSKGDTYVTKIYLLFSGTTIFMTAIDSLEAAFAKGVLSISDTNYGFLLSVFGAGIIIGSIINSVFSKQLAVNLLIGVGTISTSIGYLVLYSSSGFFSAMPGVFLIGFAVTFANTGYLTFYQNHVPVRMMGRFGSIFSVIEAGFIVALTVLIGLAAELISIRPVGLIGSFTFFLLGLLALKAVSGAKRQEYFKEGASSLNS, encoded by the coding sequence ATGTCCAGATGGAAATATCCTTTAATGCTATTAGGGGGAATAGGGATTTCAAATGTGGGTGCATGGGTTTACTTAATTGCACTAAATTTAATTATATTGAATGAAACAGGTTCTCCACTTGCAATTGCTTTATTATATATACTAGGTCCAATTGCAACTGTATGTTCGAATGCTTGGGCAGGTAGTTTAATTGATCGGGTAAATACACGGCAACTTATGATGGGATTAGACATTTTCCGAGCAATATGTATTGCGTTAATTCCATTTTTACCTTCACTTATTTATGTTTATGTACTAGCTTTTATCATTAATATGGGAAGTTCTATTTTTCAGCCTACGTCTATGGTTTATATGACTAAACTAATACATGAAAAAGATCGGCAACGCTTTAATGCACTACGTAGTTTTATCAACTCATGTGGTTCACTAATAGGCCCTACCATTGCTGGGATATTATTTTGGATGGGTACTCCTTATACCGCCATCCATGTGAATGCGGTGGCTTTATTTTTTTCGGCACTTATTATAATGATGCTACCTAATGTTGATTCAAGACTCAAAGAGACAGAGGGGCAAAGATTTACATGGAATTTGATAAAAAATGATTTTCGGATTGTTTTTAATTTTAGTAAGGGCGATACCTATGTCACAAAGATATATTTATTATTTAGTGGTACTACTATATTCATGACTGCAATAGATTCTCTCGAGGCAGCATTTGCTAAAGGAGTACTGTCAATATCAGACACCAATTATGGGTTTTTATTAAGTGTCTTTGGAGCTGGTATAATAATAGGATCAATTATTAATTCGGTATTTTCAAAACAACTTGCCGTTAATCTTTTAATAGGTGTTGGTACCATTTCTACCTCAATAGGATATTTAGTACTTTATAGTTCGAGTGGCTTTTTTAGTGCAATGCCTGGTGTATTTTTAATAGGATTTGCTGTAACATTTGCAAATACAGGGTATTTGACTTTCTACCAAAATCATGTTCCTGTGAGGATGATGGGAAGATTCGGAAGCATCTTTAGTGTCATTGAAGCAGGTTTCATTGTTGCTTTAACGGTTTTAATAGGTTTAGCCGCTGAATTAATTTCAATCCGTCCAGTGGGATTAATAGGTTCATTTACCTTCTTCTTATTAGGGTTATTGGCATTGAAAGCTGTGTCAGGTGCAAAACGTCAGGAATATTTTAAAGAAGGTGCTTCTTCTTTAAACAGTTAA
- a CDS encoding Uracil permease has protein sequence MSDQLENQILPCPVTSTEQIPLNNEATPLVATPLTAPTIKIPVVLAEPTLQIVVESDITLSPAATEIKRVKKNVFLNQVKLVPVSFARIAGTDFFRVTRAKLFVAGHIRKNIEYASAACSGELRDRIADVAFSGFTDLIFPQTAGGPTPILGISEFAEANFLNEATQMDARLDKAFFQNLVKYNEQPFGELVAANFFELDFSPIMASPEGTFSTLREKIVLDLTVKVLQVQQVRLGAGSSVITPVLFGLTPPTSP, from the coding sequence TTGAGTGATCAATTAGAAAATCAAATACTACCTTGTCCGGTAACATCAACTGAACAAATACCATTAAATAATGAGGCTACTCCATTAGTCGCTACACCGCTTACAGCTCCAACAATTAAAATTCCGGTTGTACTTGCAGAACCAACACTTCAAATTGTTGTGGAGTCGGATATTACGCTTAGTCCTGCAGCAACTGAAATCAAAAGAGTGAAAAAAAATGTATTCCTAAATCAAGTGAAATTGGTACCAGTTAGCTTTGCACGTATTGCTGGCACTGACTTTTTTAGAGTAACAAGAGCTAAATTATTTGTAGCAGGACATATTCGCAAAAATATCGAATATGCTTCAGCAGCATGTAGTGGGGAACTTCGAGATAGAATTGCCGATGTTGCGTTTTCCGGTTTTACAGATCTTATTTTCCCACAAACAGCTGGAGGCCCTACTCCAATCTTAGGCATTTCCGAGTTTGCTGAAGCGAACTTCCTGAATGAAGCTACGCAAATGGACGCTCGATTAGATAAGGCTTTCTTCCAAAATCTCGTTAAATACAATGAACAACCATTTGGCGAATTAGTAGCAGCGAACTTCTTTGAGCTTGATTTTTCACCAATTATGGCATCACCTGAAGGTACGTTCAGCACATTACGTGAAAAAATTGTACTAGATTTGACTGTAAAAGTACTGCAAGTTCAACAAGTCCGCCTTGGCGCTGGTAGTAGTGTAATAACTCCTGTTCTTTTCGGACTTACGCCTCCTACTAGTCCTTAA
- a CDS encoding sporulation protein YjcZ encodes MGYYCGNSNGGNGSTFVLIVVLFILLIIVGGTFITGY; translated from the coding sequence ATGGGATACTACTGCGGCAACTCCAACGGCGGTAATGGTTCAACATTCGTTCTAATTGTCGTTCTTTTTATTCTATTAATTATTGTCGGCGGTACATTCATTACTGGATATTAA
- a CDS encoding rubrerythrin family protein: MQYTVQSTSNNRLILDLNKAINGEYNAIRFYEHLARLAPNEKVKNRILEIQKDEMRHYQGFVYTFTYLTGQQPSQQINETLPQNFKSGILTAFKDEQEAVEFYHRVAREYNIPYISNQFSSNASDEQNHAVWFLFFINQY; the protein is encoded by the coding sequence TTGCAATACACTGTACAATCAACTTCAAACAATAGATTAATTCTCGACCTTAATAAAGCCATTAACGGAGAATATAATGCTATTCGATTTTATGAACATTTGGCACGACTTGCTCCAAATGAAAAAGTTAAAAATCGTATACTAGAAATACAAAAAGATGAAATGAGACATTACCAAGGTTTTGTTTATACCTTTACTTACCTTACTGGTCAACAACCATCTCAACAAATAAACGAAACATTACCACAGAATTTTAAGAGTGGTATCCTAACTGCATTTAAAGATGAGCAAGAAGCTGTTGAATTTTATCATCGTGTTGCTAGAGAATATAATATTCCTTATATTAGTAATCAATTTAGTTCAAATGCTTCAGATGAACAGAATCACGCAGTTTGGTTTTTATTCTTTATTAACCAATATTGA
- a CDS encoding ATPase, translating to MPLTTGPIENTGNLPANASSVRIKVLNLTGGLLTGVVRVFRLNGSRQLLSTTPFAANANASTFVTPSVSAAQYEIEIVPNQTGGLYSVYGRTASGVIIDAQRFVNSELTPIL from the coding sequence ATGCCATTAACTACTGGTCCAATTGAAAATACAGGAAATCTACCAGCTAATGCCTCTAGCGTTCGTATCAAAGTTCTCAATCTCACTGGAGGTTTACTAACAGGAGTAGTAAGGGTTTTCAGACTCAACGGCTCAAGACAATTATTATCAACAACTCCTTTTGCTGCTAATGCCAATGCTTCTACTTTTGTAACTCCAAGTGTAAGTGCAGCTCAGTATGAAATTGAAATTGTTCCTAATCAAACAGGCGGATTATACAGCGTTTACGGGCGAACAGCTTCAGGTGTAATCATCGATGCCCAACGATTTGTGAACTCAGAATTAACACCGATTCTTTAA